A window of Triplophysa rosa unplaced genomic scaffold, Trosa_1v2 scaffold253_ERROPOS117417, whole genome shotgun sequence contains these coding sequences:
- the LOC130550192 gene encoding uncharacterized protein LOC130550192: MEDIVRRLAEVVVRQQRFSEQLAQRQEQTDQVVGLLRESAAARVPLPDARSTAHQLMTKLTAQDDIEAYLHTFEVIATREACDKAEWAKILAPFLTGEAQRVYVALLSPASVDYDALKREILARLGLSPISAAQQFHQWSYEDQVLVRAQAARLSRLVQLWLLAGEPSASQVAERVVVDRLLRALPRRCRTTVGMKGPTTLREVVEAVELAEASAARDTGERAWAPPRRVNPAWRPQEGTSRPVPRPAAATPPDEPMPTEPSSHGPPAWLAGCAVHQAVPSGAPRRTVRVEGRPVTATLDSGSSVTLVQPGIVQPRAGGRSSIPITCVHGDTRNVPSRQVTVAAGPGSWTLEIVIVDDLPVPMLLGRDWPGFDQLLASTVRPASRELRGRKARSRKERRPRPVLLATESEKEDSDD; this comes from the exons ATGGAGGATATCGTCAGGCGCCTAGCAGAAGTAGTGGTCCGCCAACAGCGATTCTCGGAACAGCTGGCCCAACGCCAGGAACAGACCGACCAAGTCGTGGGATTGCTGAGGGAAAGCGCGGCTGCCCGAGTGCCACTGCCAGATGCCCGATCTACAGCCCATCAACTGATGACCAAACTCACGGCCCAGGATGATATCGAAGCCTACCTCCACACCTTCGAGGTTATCGCTACCCGGGAAGCCTGTGACAAAGCAGAGTGGGCGAAGATCCTGGCCCCCTTCCTGACTGGTGAGGCCCAAAGGGTATATGTAGCACTACTGTCGCCGGCCAGTGTGGACTACGACGCCCTAAAAAGGGAAATCCTGGCCCGCCTTGGCCTCTCCCCCATCAGCGCGGCTCAGCAATTTCATCAATGGTCGTACGAAGACCAAGTGCTGGTGCGGGCCCAAGCAGCCAGACTGTCCCGGCTAGTACAATTATGGCTGCTAGCGGGAGAACCTTCTGCCTCTCAGGTGGCCGAACGGGTGGTGGTCGACCGGCTACTAAGAGCTCTTCCCCGGCGTTGCCGAACGACGGTAGGCATGAAAGGTCCCACCACCCTCCGCGAGGTCGTGGAGGCGGTGGAACTGGCAGAGGCCTCGGCAGCCCGAGATACAGGAGAGAGAGCTTGGGCGCCGCCCCGGAGGGTAAACCCGGCTTGGCGACCACAGGAGGGCACTTCGAGGCCAGTACCCAGACCCGCAGCGGCCACACCGCCGGACGAACCGATGCCCACCGAGCCCTCCTCCCACGGACCCCCCGCTTGGCTGGCGGGTTGTGCGGTGCACCAGGCTGTCCCGTCTGGCGCGCCCCGACGGACAGTCCGTGTGGAGGGACGGCCAGTAACCGCCACACTGGACTCCGGGAGTTCCGTCACGCTGGTCCAGCCCGGGATTGTGCAGCCCCGCGCCGGGGGGAGGTCCTCCATCCCGATCACCTGCGTCCACGGGGACACCCGGAACGTGCCGTCTCGCCAGGTAACTGTGGCCGCCGGCCCGGGGTCGTGGACGCTGGAGATCGTGATCGTGGACGACCTACCGGTGCCGATGTTATTAGGGCGCGACTGGCCCGGGTTCGACCAGCTGCTGGCTAGCACCGTGCGACCCGCCAGCCGAGAACTTCGAGGGCGGAAGGCGCGGTCCCGGAAGGAACGGAGGCCCCGACCCGTCCTCCTCGCGACGGAGAGTGAGAAAGAGG ACTCGGACGATTGA